Proteins found in one Clostridia bacterium genomic segment:
- the coaBC gene encoding bifunctional phosphopantothenoylcysteine decarboxylase/phosphopantothenate--cysteine ligase CoaBC gives MLKGKTVVIGVCGGIAAYKVVEVVSRLRRENAEVHVIMTENAAKFVTPLTFQSLSHNLVITDMFDEPKKWDVEHISLARKADMFVVAPATANIIGKVANGIADDMLTTTIMATRAPVLFVPAMNSAMYENPIVQSNISKLASYGYLFMEPGTGVMAAEGEYGKGRLPEPEAIVAWIEKILNPERDLEGKRILITAGPTREAIDPVRFISNHSSGKMGYAMAEAAVKRGAEVILVSGPVNIKKPDNLKFIDVISAEEMYDAVMKNYEQCQAMIMVAAVADYKCAQISDKKIKKKSDQMTIELKRNHDITKELGKIKGNRILVGTCAETNDLIENAKSKLKSKNLDMIMANDVTLEGAGFGVDTNIVKILLKSGEIKELPLMSKLEVAEEVLDEIVHMFNS, from the coding sequence TTGCTAAAGGGTAAAACTGTAGTGATCGGTGTGTGTGGAGGTATTGCCGCCTATAAGGTTGTAGAAGTGGTCAGCCGGCTGCGCAGGGAGAATGCAGAAGTTCATGTTATTATGACGGAAAATGCTGCAAAGTTTGTAACACCTTTGACTTTTCAATCACTGTCACATAACCTGGTAATTACCGATATGTTTGATGAACCAAAGAAGTGGGATGTCGAACATATTTCGCTTGCAAGAAAAGCAGATATGTTTGTTGTTGCACCAGCAACGGCAAATATCATCGGTAAGGTTGCAAATGGTATAGCCGACGATATGCTGACTACTACCATTATGGCTACCAGGGCTCCTGTACTTTTTGTACCGGCCATGAACAGTGCAATGTATGAAAATCCTATTGTGCAAAGCAATATTTCTAAACTTGCATCATACGGATATTTATTTATGGAGCCTGGCACAGGGGTGATGGCAGCGGAGGGTGAATACGGAAAGGGTAGATTACCTGAGCCTGAAGCAATTGTAGCGTGGATAGAAAAGATATTGAATCCTGAAAGGGATTTGGAGGGTAAAAGGATACTTATTACTGCCGGACCTACCAGGGAAGCGATTGATCCTGTAAGATTCATTTCTAATCACTCCTCGGGGAAAATGGGATATGCAATGGCAGAAGCTGCGGTAAAAAGGGGTGCTGAAGTAATATTGGTTTCGGGGCCTGTAAATATAAAAAAACCTGATAATCTGAAATTTATTGATGTTATTAGTGCAGAAGAAATGTATGATGCTGTTATGAAAAATTACGAACAGTGCCAGGCGATGATAATGGTTGCAGCAGTTGCAGATTACAAATGTGCTCAGATTTCCGATAAGAAAATCAAAAAGAAAAGTGATCAAATGACTATAGAACTTAAAAGGAATCATGATATCACTAAGGAATTGGGTAAAATAAAGGGTAATAGAATACTTGTGGGTACATGCGCAGAAACTAATGACTTAATTGAGAACGCAAAGTCCAAATTGAAGTCGAAGAATTTGGATATGATAATGGCAAATGACGTGACTCTTGAAGGCGCAGGCTTTGGAGTGGATACAAATATAGTAAAGATATTATTGAAAAGCGGTGAAATAAAAGAACTGCCTTTAATGAGTAAATTAGAGGTTGCAGAGGAAGTTTTGGATGAGATAGTCCATATGTTCAATTCATAA
- a CDS encoding M23 family metallopeptidase yields the protein MRYANDIVKLNKFGFSINSLRLKNKHFIPENLDEYSIFGEKVYSPCSGEVYHVDDGYKDMPASTKKHYSDTGNGIVIKHNNIYVMMWHLKQNSITVKVGEQVKEGQLIGQVGNSGHSSTPHLHIQASKEDWLHGTSVPILFDRKFPVRHSIYIR from the coding sequence ATGAGGTACGCTAATGATATTGTAAAGCTAAATAAGTTTGGGTTTTCAATTAATTCATTACGTCTGAAAAACAAACATTTTATACCAGAAAACTTGGATGAGTATAGTATATTCGGTGAAAAAGTCTATAGTCCATGTAGTGGAGAAGTATACCATGTAGATGACGGGTACAAGGACATGCCTGCATCTACAAAAAAACATTATAGTGATACAGGCAATGGAATAGTTATTAAGCATAATAATATCTATGTTATGATGTGGCACTTAAAACAAAACAGTATCACTGTCAAAGTCGGTGAACAGGTCAAGGAGGGGCAGTTAATCGGACAAGTTGGCAATTCAGGTCATTCCAGTACACCACACCTGCATATACAAGCCTCTAAAGAAGATTGGTTACATGGCACAAGCGTTCCGATTCTTTTCGATAGAAAATTTCCTGTAAGACATAGTATATACATACGGTAG
- a CDS encoding glycine--tRNA ligase, protein MAVEKTMEKIVALAKNRGFVYPGSDIYGGLANAWDYGPLGVELKNNVKKAWWKKFVQESPYNVGVDCAILMNPQVWVASGHVGGFSDPLIDCKDCKTRHRADKLIEEWNKENGIDVAVDGWTNDQLIGYIKEKGVKCPDCGSINFTDIRKFNLMFKTFQGVTEDSKAEIFLRPETAQGIFVNFKNVQRTTRKKIPFGIGQIGKSFRNEITPGNFTFRTREFEQMELEFFCEPGKDLEWFSYWKDYCYNWLLNLGMKAESLKLRDHSPEELSHYSNATTDIEFKFPFGWGELWGIADRTDFDLKQHMEHSKDDLSYFDPTTNEKYVPYCIEPSLGADRVALAFLCDAYDEEEVTEGDIRTVMRFHPVIAPVKVAILPLSKKLGDDAYKVYEMLSKKYVCEYDETGSIGKRYRRQDEIGTPFCITFDFDSLNDRSVTIRERDSMQQVRMGIDELDKYLEEKFTF, encoded by the coding sequence ATGGCTGTAGAAAAAACTATGGAAAAGATAGTTGCATTAGCAAAAAATAGAGGTTTTGTATATCCCGGTTCAGATATCTACGGTGGTCTTGCAAATGCATGGGATTACGGCCCGTTGGGTGTAGAGCTCAAAAATAATGTAAAAAAGGCATGGTGGAAAAAATTCGTACAGGAAAGCCCCTACAATGTAGGTGTAGACTGTGCGATACTTATGAACCCTCAGGTTTGGGTAGCTTCAGGACACGTTGGAGGTTTCAGTGATCCTTTGATAGACTGCAAGGATTGTAAAACACGTCACAGAGCTGACAAGCTTATTGAAGAGTGGAATAAGGAAAATGGTATTGATGTGGCTGTTGACGGCTGGACCAATGACCAGTTGATCGGATATATAAAAGAAAAAGGTGTGAAATGTCCGGATTGTGGCTCAATTAATTTTACTGATATAAGAAAATTCAATCTTATGTTCAAAACCTTTCAGGGAGTTACGGAGGATTCAAAAGCTGAAATCTTCTTAAGGCCTGAAACTGCACAGGGTATATTTGTGAACTTTAAGAATGTACAACGTACTACAAGAAAAAAGATACCTTTTGGTATCGGCCAGATAGGTAAGTCTTTTAGAAATGAAATTACTCCAGGTAATTTTACATTCAGGACACGTGAGTTTGAGCAAATGGAATTGGAATTCTTCTGTGAGCCCGGTAAGGATCTTGAATGGTTTTCGTACTGGAAGGACTATTGCTATAACTGGCTATTAAATCTGGGTATGAAGGCTGAAAGCCTTAAGTTGCGTGACCACAGTCCCGAGGAATTATCTCACTATAGTAATGCTACTACTGATATTGAATTTAAGTTCCCATTTGGGTGGGGTGAACTTTGGGGCATTGCCGATAGGACCGATTTTGATCTTAAGCAGCATATGGAGCATTCAAAAGATGATCTTTCATATTTTGATCCTACAACCAACGAAAAATATGTTCCATATTGTATAGAACCATCACTTGGGGCTGACAGAGTTGCGCTTGCATTCCTCTGTGACGCTTATGATGAAGAAGAAGTTACTGAAGGGGATATCAGAACAGTGATGAGATTCCACCCTGTAATTGCTCCTGTGAAGGTAGCAATACTGCCTCTTTCAAAGAAGCTTGGTGACGATGCGTACAAAGTATACGAAATGCTTTCCAAGAAGTATGTGTGCGAATATGATGAAACAGGAAGCATAGGTAAAAGATACAGGAGGCAGGACGAGATAGGCACGCCGTTTTGTATTACCTTTGATTTCGATTCGCTAAATGACCGCAGTGTAACTATCAGAGAGCGGGATTCCATGCAGCAGGTAAGAATGGGAATAGATGAGCTCGACAAATATCTGGAAGAAAAATTCACTTTTTAG
- the ppdK gene encoding pyruvate, phosphate dikinase, whose amino-acid sequence MAKYVYLFSEGNASMKNLLGGKGANLAEMTGLGLPVPRGFTVTTEACTKYYKDGKVIAKEIEEEIYSMMAKTEEIVGKKFGDPNNPFLVSVRSGARASMPGMMDTILNLGLNDIVVEGLAKLTNNERFAYDSYRRFIQMFSDVVMEVDKPKFEKILEAVKEENNAHFDTDLTADNLKEVVRRYKELFKKEKGFEFPQEPKAQLMEAVKAVFRSWDNPRAIIYRRLNDIPGDWGTAVNVQEMVYGNMGNDSGTGVAFTRNPSTGENKLYGEFLMNAQGEDVVAGIRTPQSIDQLKEINPEAYNQFTNIAQTLEKHYRDMQDMEFTIEKGKLFMLQTRNGKRTAAAALKIAVDLVSEGMVTKEEAIMKVDPKQLDALLHPNFEPKALKAASPIAKGLPASPGAATGKIYFEADDAVEASKGGEKNVILVRLETSPEDIEGMHVAQGILTGRGGMTSHAAVVARGMGTCCVAGCSEVKINEEEKYFIDKNGKKYVEGDWISLDGSTGNVYGNQLPTVQPEMTGDFAVLMGWADEIRTLKVRTNADTPADAAQAMKFGAEGIGLCRTEHMFFESDRLPAMREMIVSRTEEQRRKALDKLLPMQRGDFEGLFKEMKGYPVTIRFLDPPLHEFLPQEDEDIASLAKEMGMTFDELKGIVADLHEFNPMMGHRGCRLAVTYPEIAEMQTRAVIEAAINVNKAGMNVIPEIMIPLVGEIKELKYVKDVVVKTADEVIAKAGVKLEYKVGTMIEIPRAALTADEIAKEAEFFSFGTNDLTQMTFGFSRDDAGKFLEEYYNKKIYESDPFARLDQTGVGKLVQMSADLGRKTRPDIKLGICGEHGGDPSSVEFCHKVGLNYVSCSPFRVPIARLAAAQAAVRKEGDLGQK is encoded by the coding sequence ATGGCAAAGTATGTTTATCTATTCAGTGAAGGTAATGCTTCAATGAAAAATCTACTAGGGGGTAAAGGTGCCAATCTGGCTGAAATGACAGGCTTGGGGCTTCCGGTTCCTAGAGGTTTTACTGTTACTACTGAAGCATGTACAAAGTATTATAAAGATGGGAAAGTTATTGCGAAGGAAATCGAAGAAGAAATCTATTCGATGATGGCAAAAACAGAAGAAATAGTTGGAAAGAAATTTGGAGATCCCAATAACCCCTTTCTTGTTTCCGTACGTTCCGGTGCAAGAGCTTCAATGCCTGGTATGATGGATACAATATTAAACCTCGGACTAAATGATATCGTTGTAGAGGGTTTGGCAAAGCTTACTAATAATGAAAGATTTGCATATGATAGCTACAGAAGATTCATACAGATGTTCAGTGACGTTGTTATGGAAGTTGACAAGCCTAAATTTGAAAAAATTCTCGAAGCGGTAAAAGAAGAAAATAACGCTCACTTTGACACAGATCTGACTGCCGATAACTTGAAGGAGGTTGTCAGAAGATATAAGGAATTGTTCAAAAAAGAAAAAGGTTTTGAATTTCCACAGGAGCCTAAAGCTCAGTTAATGGAAGCTGTAAAGGCAGTATTCCGTTCATGGGATAACCCAAGAGCTATAATATACAGAAGATTGAATGATATTCCAGGAGACTGGGGTACTGCTGTTAACGTTCAGGAAATGGTATATGGCAATATGGGTAATGATTCAGGAACTGGCGTTGCATTTACAAGAAACCCATCAACAGGAGAAAACAAACTATACGGTGAATTCCTGATGAACGCACAGGGGGAAGATGTTGTTGCCGGTATCAGAACACCACAGTCAATAGACCAGTTAAAGGAAATAAATCCCGAAGCATACAATCAGTTTACAAATATTGCTCAAACTCTTGAAAAGCACTACAGAGATATGCAGGACATGGAGTTTACCATAGAAAAAGGAAAGTTATTCATGCTCCAAACCAGAAATGGTAAGAGAACAGCTGCCGCGGCACTAAAAATAGCTGTTGACCTTGTAAGTGAAGGGATGGTTACCAAGGAAGAAGCTATAATGAAGGTTGATCCGAAACAGTTGGATGCACTTTTACATCCTAATTTTGAACCCAAAGCATTAAAAGCAGCTTCTCCTATCGCGAAAGGGTTACCGGCATCGCCGGGAGCAGCCACAGGCAAGATTTATTTTGAAGCAGATGATGCGGTAGAAGCTTCAAAGGGCGGAGAAAAGAATGTAATACTTGTTAGGCTGGAAACTTCACCTGAAGATATTGAAGGTATGCACGTAGCTCAAGGTATACTTACAGGTCGTGGCGGTATGACTTCACATGCTGCTGTTGTTGCACGCGGAATGGGTACATGTTGTGTTGCAGGTTGCAGCGAAGTTAAGATAAATGAAGAAGAAAAATATTTTATTGATAAAAACGGAAAGAAATATGTTGAAGGAGATTGGATTTCTCTCGATGGATCGACAGGAAATGTTTACGGTAACCAATTACCTACAGTTCAGCCTGAAATGACAGGTGATTTCGCAGTACTGATGGGGTGGGCGGACGAAATCAGAACATTAAAGGTCAGAACAAATGCTGATACTCCTGCTGATGCTGCTCAGGCAATGAAATTTGGTGCAGAAGGTATAGGCCTGTGCCGTACTGAGCATATGTTCTTTGAATCTGACAGATTACCTGCAATGAGGGAAATGATAGTTTCAAGAACTGAAGAACAGAGAAGGAAAGCTCTTGACAAGCTGCTTCCAATGCAAAGAGGCGACTTTGAAGGATTGTTCAAGGAAATGAAGGGTTATCCTGTAACAATCAGATTCCTTGATCCACCGCTTCATGAATTCCTTCCGCAAGAAGATGAAGATATAGCTTCGCTTGCAAAAGAAATGGGTATGACCTTTGATGAACTAAAAGGAATAGTTGCAGATCTTCATGAATTTAACCCAATGATGGGGCATAGAGGCTGCCGTCTTGCAGTTACTTACCCTGAAATTGCTGAAATGCAGACCAGAGCTGTTATAGAAGCGGCTATAAACGTAAATAAAGCAGGAATGAATGTTATTCCTGAAATAATGATTCCATTAGTAGGAGAAATAAAAGAACTAAAATATGTTAAAGATGTAGTAGTCAAAACTGCAGATGAAGTTATAGCAAAAGCTGGGGTCAAGCTTGAGTACAAAGTCGGTACAATGATTGAAATACCAAGAGCTGCTTTGACTGCTGATGAAATAGCAAAAGAAGCGGAATTTTTCTCCTTTGGTACAAACGACCTTACTCAGATGACTTTTGGTTTCAGCCGTGACGATGCAGGCAAATTCCTTGAAGAGTATTACAACAAGAAGATTTACGAATCTGATCCATTTGCAAGACTTGACCAGACAGGCGTAGGAAAACTTGTTCAGATGTCAGCTGATCTTGGCAGAAAAACAAGACCTGATATCAAACTCGGTATATGTGGAGAACATGGGGGAGATCCTTCATCTGTTGAATTCTGCCATAAGGTAGGATTAAACTATGTATCCTGTTCACCTTTCCGTGTGCCTATAGCAAGACTGGCTGCAGCGCAGGCTGCTGTGAGAAAAGAAGGGGATTTGGGACAGAAATAA
- a CDS encoding response regulator has product MKNLTFVIVDDAIFMRTLLKKMIEEVETYKVVGEGSNGYEAIQQAKSLKPDIMTLDITMPEMDGIKAVQEVLKVSPETKILMVSAMGQQSMVIEAIKLGARDFVVKPFEKSRVLQAIKNIIST; this is encoded by the coding sequence ATGAAAAACCTCACATTTGTAATAGTTGATGACGCAATATTTATGCGTACATTATTAAAAAAGATGATAGAGGAAGTTGAAACATACAAAGTCGTAGGAGAAGGATCCAATGGTTATGAAGCTATTCAGCAGGCAAAAAGTCTGAAGCCCGATATTATGACACTGGATATTACTATGCCTGAAATGGATGGTATTAAAGCTGTACAGGAGGTGCTTAAAGTCAGTCCGGAAACCAAGATTCTGATGGTTTCAGCTATGGGACAGCAATCCATGGTAATAGAGGCAATAAAACTGGGAGCCAGGGATTTTGTAGTAAAGCCGTTTGAGAAATCAAGGGTTTTGCAAGCTATAAAGAATATAATTTCTACATAA
- the gmk gene encoding guanylate kinase produces MCHEGLLVVFCGPSGVGKGSVLKIAKEGNANIKYSVSATTRNPRQGETDGESYYFKTIPEFKEMIANDELVEWVEYCGNFYGTPKKCIDDALREGYNIILEIEVEGAVNIKNKYPDAVTVFVLPPSFEELQKRLEGRGTEKPDVIEKRLCRAKEEMSFINKFDYIIINDDINNAVSDFNNILAAEKLRYKRNTDILSRIGVINDPK; encoded by the coding sequence ATGTGTCATGAGGGTTTGCTTGTTGTCTTTTGTGGCCCTTCAGGTGTAGGAAAGGGTTCTGTTCTTAAGATAGCTAAGGAAGGAAATGCCAATATCAAATACTCGGTTTCCGCTACTACAAGGAATCCCAGGCAAGGTGAAACAGATGGGGAAAGCTATTATTTCAAGACAATACCTGAGTTTAAAGAGATGATAGCAAATGATGAACTGGTTGAATGGGTCGAATACTGCGGCAATTTCTATGGTACTCCTAAAAAGTGTATTGATGATGCTTTGAGGGAAGGATACAATATTATTTTAGAAATTGAAGTGGAAGGGGCTGTAAATATTAAAAACAAATACCCTGACGCAGTTACTGTTTTTGTTTTACCACCGTCTTTTGAAGAACTTCAGAAGCGTCTTGAAGGAAGAGGGACAGAAAAGCCCGATGTAATAGAAAAACGGCTTTGCAGAGCAAAGGAAGAAATGTCTTTTATCAATAAGTTTGACTATATAATAATTAATGATGATATTAACAATGCGGTAAGTGACTTTAACAATATATTGGCAGCAGAAAAGCTGCGGTATAAGAGGAATACGGATATTTTATCACGGATAGGGGTTATAAATGACCCAAAGTGA
- a CDS encoding YicC family protein produces the protein MIKSMTGFGRGEYQEEGKEFLVEIKTVNHRYSDIFVKMPRQISFLEDKVREIVGKSISRGKVDVYISYEDYSDDSKNVLFDEPLAKTYIKALETLREKYNLKDDITVSLVARFPDVLRVEKNEEDGEKIWLLLKKALEKAVESLLVMRQNEGKELKNNLLERANYIEEILKKITERSPNVVKEYRIKLENRLKELLEQQTVDESRMATEVAIFADRCSIDEEIVRLGSHISQLREALNMEQPVGRKLDFLIQEMNREINTIGSKANDLVITKHVVEIKSELEKVREQIQNIE, from the coding sequence ATGATAAAGAGTATGACCGGTTTTGGAAGAGGCGAATATCAGGAAGAAGGTAAGGAATTCCTTGTAGAGATAAAAACAGTAAATCACAGGTATAGTGATATTTTTGTTAAGATGCCAAGACAGATATCCTTCCTTGAAGATAAAGTACGCGAAATAGTTGGAAAGAGTATTTCTAGGGGCAAGGTTGATGTTTATATTTCATATGAGGATTACAGTGATGATTCAAAGAATGTATTATTTGATGAACCTTTGGCAAAAACTTATATTAAAGCTTTGGAAACACTGAGAGAAAAATATAATTTGAAAGATGACATAACAGTTTCTTTAGTTGCCAGATTCCCTGATGTCCTAAGAGTTGAAAAGAACGAGGAGGATGGAGAGAAGATATGGCTTCTATTGAAAAAGGCACTTGAAAAGGCTGTTGAGTCCCTTCTTGTTATGCGTCAGAATGAGGGGAAGGAGCTAAAGAATAATTTGCTTGAAAGAGCAAATTATATTGAAGAAATATTGAAGAAAATTACCGAGCGTTCCCCGAATGTTGTAAAGGAATATAGGATCAAGTTGGAAAACAGGTTAAAGGAGCTGCTGGAGCAGCAAACTGTAGATGAAAGCAGGATGGCAACTGAAGTTGCGATTTTTGCCGATAGATGCAGTATCGACGAGGAGATTGTAAGGCTCGGAAGTCATATAAGCCAGCTTAGAGAAGCTTTGAATATGGAGCAGCCTGTAGGTAGAAAACTTGATTTCTTAATACAGGAAATGAACAGAGAAATAAACACTATTGGTTCAAAAGCCAATGATTTGGTTATAACAAAACATGTGGTTGAAATAAAAAGTGAACTTGAAAAAGTAAGAGAGCAAATCCAGAATATTGAATAG
- the rpoZ gene encoding DNA-directed RNA polymerase subunit omega → MIDPSIGSLMNKVDSRYTLVVAAAKRARQLADGAHKLTKCNSEKAVTIAINEINEDKITYVRTKSGIK, encoded by the coding sequence ATGATTGATCCGTCAATTGGTTCATTGATGAATAAGGTTGACAGCAGGTATACCTTGGTTGTAGCAGCAGCAAAAAGAGCACGTCAGCTAGCTGATGGCGCACACAAACTTACAAAATGCAACTCTGAAAAAGCTGTTACAATAGCTATAAATGAGATCAATGAAGACAAGATTACTTATGTACGTACAAAGAGTGGCATAAAATAA
- a CDS encoding DUF370 domain-containing protein translates to MKLINIGFGNIVSANRLVAIVSPESAPIKRIIQEARDRGMLIDATYGRRTRAVIITDSDHIILSAVQPETVAHRLNVKDTDTEPDVEEDEDTNE, encoded by the coding sequence ATGAAACTGATAAATATAGGATTTGGCAATATAGTCTCAGCAAACAGGCTTGTAGCTATAGTCAGTCCCGAGTCGGCACCTATAAAAAGAATAATTCAGGAAGCAAGGGACCGTGGCATGCTTATAGACGCTACTTATGGAAGAAGAACAAGAGCTGTAATAATTACAGACAGTGACCATATTATTTTGTCTGCGGTACAGCCTGAGACAGTTGCACATAGGTTGAATGTAAAAGATACGGATACGGAACCTGACGTTGAAGAAGATGAAGATACTAATGAATAG